The Micromonospora siamensis genome contains the following window.
TGCAGGGGCAGCACCGTCACCCGGTCACGCAGGTCGGCCAGGCGTCCGGCGACCCCGGCGATCTCCCCGGCGCCGGGGAGGAAGACGAGCACGTCGCCGTCGCGTTCGGCCAGCGCCCGCCGGACGGTGGCCGCCACGTGGTCGAGCAGGGCCGGGGCGACCCGGGTGGGATCCGGGGTGACCGCGCGCGGCGGCGGCGCCCAGATCCGCTCGACCGGGTGCAGGGCGGCCTGCGCGCTCACCACGGGCGCCGGGGCGCCATCCCCGCCGAGCAGGGCGGCGAACCGGTCCGTCTCCGGGGTGGCGGACATGGCCAGCAGCCAGAGGTCGGGGCGGAGCGCCGCCCGGGCCTCGACGGTGAAGGCGAGCGCCAGGTCGGCGTCGAGCTGCCGCTCGTGGCACTCGTCGAGCAGTACCGCGCCGACCCCGGACAGCTCCGGGTCGTGGTGCAGGCGACGGACCAGCAGGCCGGTGGTCACCACCTCCACCCGGGTGTCCGGGCCGACGCGCCGCTCGCCCCGCACCGCGTACCCGATCCGACCGCCGACCCGTTCGCCGAGCAGGTCGGCCATCCGGTGCGCCGCCGCCCGGGCAGCCACCCGCCGAGGCTGCGCCACCAGCACCCGGCCGTCGACCCGGTCGGCGACGGCCAGCGGCGCGAGGGTGGTCTTGCCGGTCCCCGGCGGCGCCACCAGCACCCCCGCGCCCGCGTCGCCCAGGGCGGCCACCACCGCCGGCAGCACCCCCCGCACCGGCAGCTCCAGCCCCACCTCGCTCAACACACCAACACTCTCCCACCCCCGCCGGAACCTGGGCCCGGCCGCCCAGCCCGTTGATCATGAAGTAAGCGGCGAAGTCGATCTGGCGGTTTCTAGGCTTCAGTGCAACTGATCTTGGTTGGGCTGGAGGTGCTGGTGGCGAGGCCGGGTGTGTTGACGTTCGGGCATCGGCAGGTGTTGGAGCATTTGTGGGGGGTTGGTCGGACGATCTCGCAGATCGCGGGGGTTCTCGGGGTGCCGGTGTGCACGGTGTCGCGGGAGGTGGCGCGGAACAACAGTGCGCGGCACGGGACGAAGAACCCGCTGGGGCGGTCACTGCCGCATGGGCGGGGGCGCCGCCCGTATCGGTGGGGTTATCAGGCGCAGTGGGCGCAGCGGCGGGCTGACGCGGCCAGGCGGCGGCCGGCGAGGGCGAAGCTGGCGGTCGGTACGCGGCTGCGGCAGGTGGTGGCGGGGAAACTGGCCCGTAGGTGGTCTCCGAAGCAGATCGCCGCGTGGTTGCGGGCCACGTTCGCCGACCGGCCGGAGTTGCAGGTGTCCCACGAGACGATCTACCAGGCGATCTACGTGCAGTCGCGAGGCAATCTGAGGGCCGAGTTGACCCGGCAGGTAGCGCTACGGTCGGGACGCACCCAGCGGCGTCCGCAGTCACGTGCCGCGGGCGCCGCTCGCCGTCGGCGGCCCTGGATCGCAGACCTGCACATCAGCACCCGGCCCGCGGAGGTCACCGACCGGGCGGTGCCCGGGCACTGGGAAGGTGACCTGGTCATCGGCAAGGCCGGCGCCTCAGCGATCGTGACCCTGGTGGAACGAGCCACCCGTTACGTGATGCTCGGCGCCCTACCCCACGGCCGCGACAGCGAAGCCGTCATCGGTGTGCTCACCAACCTGGCCACCCGCATGCCCACGCACCTGCGCCGGTCGCTGACCTGGGACCAAGGCGTGGAAATGGCCACCCACCCCGTGTTCACCGTCGCCACCGGCTGCCCGGTCTACTTCTGCGACCCCCACAGCCCCTGGCAACGCGGCACCAACGAAAACACCAACGGGCTGCTACGCCAGTACTTCCCCAAGAGCAGCTACGACTTCCGCACCATCGACCAGAACGGCTTGGACGAGGTCGCCCACGAACTCAACACCCGCCCCCGACAGACGCTGGACTGGAACACCCCAGCCCAGCGTCTGGCTCACCTCATCACCGCCTAACGATTGCACTCACCCCTTGACCCCGCCTCTCCAAAACTGCCGCAAACTTCATGATCAACGAGGTGGGGGTGGGGTTTTTCATATTGAGGGGGATCGAAGGGTGGGGTTGGGTGGAGGGGTGGGGCGGATCGCGTACGACGAGGAGCAGGCCGCCGCCTTCGCCGCCGGGCGAGGGCTGGGGCTGGGCGGGTTGGGGGCCTGGCGGGACGCCGTGGCGCGACACCTGCCGGCCGAGCCGGGAGTGCGGCTGCTGGATCTGGGGGCGGGGACCGGCACCTGGTCCGCGGCGTTCCGGCAGTGGTTCGACGCCGACGTGCTGGCCGTCGAGCCGGCGGCGGCGATGCGGGCGCGGTGCGCGTACCCGGGGGTGGTCGGCGGTCGGGCGGAGGCCCTGCCGGTCGCGGGGGCCAGCCTGGACGGCGCGTGGATCTCCACGGTGATCCACCACCTGCCGGACCTGGCCGCGGTGGCCGCGGAGCTGCGGCGGGCGCTGCGGCCCGGCGCGCCGGTGCTGATCCGCTCCGTCTTCGCCGGCCGGGGCGGAGGGGTGAGCCTGTTCCGGTGGTTCCCGGAGGCGCTGCGGGTGCTGGAGACGTATCCGTCGGTGGCCGAGGTCTGCGCGGCGTTCGGGACGGCGGGGTTCGAGCCGGTCGCCCTCGAGTCGGTGCCGCAGGTCAGCGCGCCCTCGCTGGCGGTGGCCGCGGCCGACCTGCGCCGGGCGGCGCACACCCCGCTGGTGCTGCTCGACGACGCCGACTACGAGCGCGGCGTGGTGCGGCTGCGGGTCGCCGCCGAGCGGGCGCCGCTGGCGCCGGTGGTGGATTCGCTGGACCTGCTCGTGCTGCGCTGAGCGGGCCCGGACACGACGATGGCCGGGTCCGCCGACCCGGCCATCACCGTGTTACCCCCTGGAAAAGACTCAGTAGGTGCCGTCCAGCTGCCCGCGCAGCTTGGTCAGCGCCCGGGCGAGCAGCCGGGAGACGTGCATCTGCGACACGCCGATCTGCTCGGCGATCTGCGACTGGGTCAGGTTGCCGTAGAAGCGCAGCGTGAGGATCTTCTGCTCGCGCTCGTCCAGCGTGGCCAGCGCCGGGCCCAGGGCGACCCGCAGCTCGGCCAGCTCGAACTCGTTGTCCTCGCCGCCGAGCATGTCGCCCAGCTCGGTGGCCCGGTCGCCGTCGCCGGTCGGCGTGGACAGCGACACCGCGTTGTAGGCGCGGGCACCCTCCAGGCCCTCCAGGACCTCTTCCTCGGTGAGCTTGAGGTGGGCGGCGATGTCGGCGACCGTCGGCGAGCGGCCGAGGGTCTGCAGCAGCGAGCTGTTGGCGTCGGAGATGGCCAGCCGCAGTTCCTGGAGGCGACGCGGAACCCGGATGTCCCAGGTGCGGTCGCGGAAGTGCCGCTTGAGCTCACCGATGATGGTCGGGATGGCGTATCCGGCGAAGTCCACGCCCCGGGTGGGGTCGAACTTGTCGATCGCCTTGATCAGGCCGACGGCGGCGGTCTGCGCCAGGTCGTCGGTCGGCTCGCCCCGGCCGCTGTAGCGGTGGGCGAGGTGGTTGGCGAGCGGCAGCCAGGCCTCGATGGCCTTGTCACGCATCGCGGCGCGGGAAGGGTGGTTCGCCGGCAGGGCGGCCATCGCGTTCAGCAGGTCGGCGGCGCTGTCGGTGAGCGCCCGCGGGTCCAGCTTCTCGGTGGTCGTCGGCGCGGCGGTCGCCGTCTGCTCAGTGGTGGTCGGCGCGGTCATGGGTGGTCCTCCCTGCACCTCGTCCGCGGATAAAAGACGTGACGCTTTGGTTTAACTTCAGATGGGCCGTTCGGGAGTCACCTTAGCCTGATCGGCTCCCGGAAATCTAGCCGAAAGTACGATGTACTTAAGTTATTTACGGGCAGGAAGGCCGTGAACCGG
Protein-coding sequences here:
- a CDS encoding IS30 family transposase, producing the protein MQLILVGLEVLVARPGVLTFGHRQVLEHLWGVGRTISQIAGVLGVPVCTVSREVARNNSARHGTKNPLGRSLPHGRGRRPYRWGYQAQWAQRRADAARRRPARAKLAVGTRLRQVVAGKLARRWSPKQIAAWLRATFADRPELQVSHETIYQAIYVQSRGNLRAELTRQVALRSGRTQRRPQSRAAGAARRRRPWIADLHISTRPAEVTDRAVPGHWEGDLVIGKAGASAIVTLVERATRYVMLGALPHGRDSEAVIGVLTNLATRMPTHLRRSLTWDQGVEMATHPVFTVATGCPVYFCDPHSPWQRGTNENTNGLLRQYFPKSSYDFRTIDQNGLDEVAHELNTRPRQTLDWNTPAQRLAHLITA
- a CDS encoding class I SAM-dependent methyltransferase; this translates as MGRIAYDEEQAAAFAAGRGLGLGGLGAWRDAVARHLPAEPGVRLLDLGAGTGTWSAAFRQWFDADVLAVEPAAAMRARCAYPGVVGGRAEALPVAGASLDGAWISTVIHHLPDLAAVAAELRRALRPGAPVLIRSVFAGRGGGVSLFRWFPEALRVLETYPSVAEVCAAFGTAGFEPVALESVPQVSAPSLAVAAADLRRAAHTPLVLLDDADYERGVVRLRVAAERAPLAPVVDSLDLLVLR
- a CDS encoding SigB/SigF/SigG family RNA polymerase sigma factor yields the protein MTAPTTTEQTATAAPTTTEKLDPRALTDSAADLLNAMAALPANHPSRAAMRDKAIEAWLPLANHLAHRYSGRGEPTDDLAQTAAVGLIKAIDKFDPTRGVDFAGYAIPTIIGELKRHFRDRTWDIRVPRRLQELRLAISDANSSLLQTLGRSPTVADIAAHLKLTEEEVLEGLEGARAYNAVSLSTPTGDGDRATELGDMLGGEDNEFELAELRVALGPALATLDEREQKILTLRFYGNLTQSQIAEQIGVSQMHVSRLLARALTKLRGQLDGTY